In Chryseobacterium gleum, a single genomic region encodes these proteins:
- a CDS encoding DUF3945 domain-containing protein: MSEETANKQEMPEQLSDILLVLDKEKMKIQAVKSIDENGKMETVDPTKKNQNQFMRVDKGGDFFSNFFSNFFSQLKNPTNFTFFKVPAPVAAEKAQELQKHLNKPTPQGEKVLKEHEVKAEPQPDKKQENQNNMATAQTTTETSEYRYKPEQVDWDTMKNLGLSKEYLEKRNLLDPLLRGYKTNELLPIGINLGGSILRTDARLSLQQAEDGNVIVAIHGIKREPNLHFEFFGHKFTDEDKKNLLETGNMGRVVNLVNSKTGELMPSIISIDRLTNDVIALRTEFIKIPDEIKGVKLNDEQKQTLMEGKPLYLEGMTSTKGTEFSATVQFNADKRYVEFLFDRSNNNQQAQTNQQNTQQSQPQEAPKTFRGKELTDEQHKDFKAGQTIYIDGLKDKKGQPYQGYITFNKDTGKTNFEFPNHYKERVKPTEAHKTQTAVNSEGKTNEATKNVQEPLKSGQQRPKNEKQQEQQDNKPAKSKGRKM, from the coding sequence ATGAGCGAAGAAACAGCAAATAAGCAGGAAATGCCCGAACAGCTTTCGGACATATTACTCGTACTGGATAAAGAGAAAATGAAAATCCAGGCGGTAAAGAGTATTGATGAAAACGGTAAAATGGAAACCGTTGACCCCACCAAGAAAAACCAAAACCAGTTTATGCGTGTGGACAAAGGCGGCGATTTCTTTTCCAACTTCTTTTCCAATTTTTTCAGCCAGTTAAAGAACCCTACAAACTTTACTTTCTTCAAAGTGCCTGCCCCTGTTGCTGCTGAAAAAGCACAGGAATTGCAAAAGCACTTAAATAAGCCCACTCCACAGGGCGAAAAAGTACTGAAAGAACACGAAGTGAAAGCAGAACCCCAGCCGGATAAAAAACAAGAAAATCAAAATAATATGGCAACAGCACAAACAACAACGGAAACAAGCGAATACCGCTACAAGCCGGAGCAGGTTGATTGGGACACAATGAAAAACCTCGGATTAAGCAAAGAGTATCTTGAAAAAAGAAATCTGCTCGACCCTTTGTTACGTGGTTACAAAACCAATGAACTTTTACCGATAGGAATTAACCTCGGTGGTTCTATCCTCCGCACGGATGCCCGCCTGTCTTTGCAGCAAGCGGAAGACGGCAATGTTATCGTGGCAATACACGGTATCAAAAGAGAACCTAACCTGCATTTTGAGTTTTTCGGTCACAAGTTTACGGACGAAGACAAGAAAAACCTGCTCGAAACGGGCAATATGGGGCGTGTCGTCAATTTGGTAAATTCCAAAACGGGCGAACTGATGCCGTCCATTATCAGCATTGACAGGCTGACCAATGATGTGATTGCATTGCGCACGGAGTTTATCAAAATTCCCGATGAAATTAAGGGCGTAAAGCTGAATGACGAACAAAAGCAAACGCTGATGGAGGGAAAACCACTCTATTTAGAGGGTATGACTTCCACTAAGGGAACGGAGTTTTCGGCAACGGTACAATTCAATGCTGACAAAAGATACGTTGAGTTCCTGTTTGACAGAAGCAATAACAATCAGCAAGCGCAAACGAACCAACAGAACACCCAACAAAGCCAACCACAGGAAGCCCCGAAAACATTCCGTGGTAAAGAACTAACCGATGAGCAACATAAGGATTTCAAAGCAGGTCAAACTATCTACATTGATGGATTAAAAGATAAAAAAGGGCAACCTTATCAGGGCTATATCACTTTCAATAAGGATACAGGAAAGACCAATTTTGAGTTTCCTAACCACTATAAGGAAAGGGTAAAACCCACCGAAGCCCATAAAACACAGACTGCTGTCAATTCAGAGGGCAAAACCAACGAAGCAACCAAGAACGTCCAAGAGCCTTTAAAGTCCGGGCAGCAAAGACCGAAAAATGAAAAGCAGCAGGAACAACAGGACAATAAGCCTGCAAAATCCAAAGGCAGAAAAATGTAA
- a CDS encoding helix-turn-helix domain-containing protein, producing MNIDKMEFVAWMERIMDRLDILGNHIDDLQKKRNSIDGEELLDNQDLLQMLKISNRSLQRYRSIGKLPYYTISGKLYYKLSDVHQFIRESFNPPLPKLDANK from the coding sequence ATGAATATCGACAAAATGGAATTTGTGGCGTGGATGGAACGCATAATGGACAGGCTTGACATTCTCGGCAACCACATAGACGATTTACAAAAGAAGCGTAACAGCATAGACGGCGAAGAATTACTGGACAATCAGGATTTATTGCAAATGCTAAAAATTAGTAACCGTTCCCTGCAACGGTATCGCTCAATAGGCAAGCTACCCTATTATACCATCAGCGGAAAGCTGTATTACAAACTGTCCGATGTGCATCAGTTTATCAGGGAAAGTTTTAACCCGCCTTTGCCCAAATTGGATGCCAATAAGTGA
- a CDS encoding helix-turn-helix domain-containing protein: MNIITVDEEVWKHLNERLKAISEYILKLEDTSYDSLWLNNHEVCQYLHISEKTLWRMRTNGQIAFSKMYGQYYYTIGAIKEMLNANAVQTTDEYVEQLMAKGKSYIEKGRKLKSDNH, encoded by the coding sequence ATGAATATTATAACAGTTGACGAAGAAGTGTGGAAGCACCTCAATGAGCGGTTGAAAGCCATTAGCGAATATATCCTCAAACTGGAAGATACAAGCTACGATAGTTTGTGGCTCAACAATCACGAAGTCTGCCAGTATCTCCACATCAGCGAAAAAACATTGTGGCGTATGCGCACCAATGGGCAGATAGCCTTTTCAAAAATGTACGGGCAGTATTACTATACGATTGGTGCTATCAAGGAAATGCTCAACGCTAACGCCGTGCAGACGACCGATGAATATGTGGAGCAGCTTATGGCGAAAGGCAAAAGCTATATCGAGAAAGGCAGAAAGCTGAAATCAGATAACCATTAA
- a CDS encoding RteC domain-containing protein: MEIVLNKILSQIHHQEDKLSSQMMRTADEAYQMTLFLKEMLFTIKMKVLQTGFKDEQQEINFFKNIKPQILGKLIYYNKVFRIETTCPVSTGRIHQSYYENQLKALKSEYKESICNEDFYRYYRADRTDRDHIYFRLGQINYHDGLKSGVFEIDLSFSTYFDNKIAHIIANELLYTYMLTKINPEKNPDTILMNGDTHKDISWTNSQNALIELIYALYASKSIAYGKIGIRKLALIFQILFRTPLNDIHHSFHRMKTRAGSRTAFLDQLKISLEEYMDKDL, from the coding sequence ATGGAAATCGTGTTGAACAAAATATTATCGCAAATTCATCATCAGGAAGACAAGCTGTCTTCTCAAATGATGCGAACGGCAGACGAGGCTTACCAAATGACCTTATTCCTGAAGGAAATGCTATTTACCATAAAGATGAAAGTCTTACAAACCGGATTTAAGGATGAACAGCAGGAAATCAATTTTTTCAAGAACATTAAACCGCAGATTTTAGGAAAACTAATTTATTACAATAAAGTATTCCGTATTGAAACCACCTGTCCTGTAAGTACCGGGAGAATACATCAAAGCTATTATGAGAACCAATTAAAAGCCCTCAAATCAGAATATAAAGAAAGCATTTGCAATGAGGATTTTTACAGATACTACCGTGCTGACAGAACAGACCGTGACCATATTTATTTCAGGCTCGGACAAATCAATTACCACGATGGGTTAAAGAGTGGCGTGTTTGAAATCGACCTAAGTTTCTCCACATACTTTGATAACAAAATAGCCCACATTATAGCGAATGAATTACTTTACACCTATATGCTTACTAAAATTAACCCCGAAAAAAATCCCGATACCATTTTAATGAACGGAGATACACACAAAGACATTTCGTGGACTAATTCACAAAATGCGCTTATTGAATTGATTTACGCCCTGTATGCTTCCAAATCTATTGCATACGGTAAAATAGGTATCAGAAAATTAGCATTGATTTTTCAAATCTTATTCCGAACTCCCTTAAACGATATACATCATTCTTTCCACCGAATGAAAACAAGGGCAGGCTCCCGGACAGCGTTTTTAGACCAACTCAAAATTTCCCTCGAAGAATATATGGATAAAGACCTTTAG
- a CDS encoding response regulator, with protein sequence MSNKTIIIFDSDVLFVELLNEILKETGFKIVSLDSSQDIIEEVTLCTPDIILIDSCISGYNAMKISNSLKRNYVLNNIPVILLGTSFDLSEITTRVGGDDFISKPFNIEEFEQKILMYSTFSSIESS encoded by the coding sequence ATGTCGAATAAAACTATAATCATTTTTGATAGCGATGTTCTATTTGTAGAACTTCTGAATGAAATTCTCAAGGAGACAGGTTTTAAGATCGTCTCATTAGATTCTTCGCAGGACATTATTGAAGAAGTTACACTATGTACTCCAGATATTATTTTAATTGATTCTTGTATTTCGGGTTATAATGCCATGAAAATAAGTAATAGTCTCAAGCGGAATTATGTCCTAAACAATATACCAGTCATTTTACTTGGAACCAGCTTTGATCTTTCAGAGATAACGACCAGAGTAGGAGGGGACGACTTTATCTCTAAGCCGTTTAATATTGAGGAGTTTGAACAAAAGATATTGATGTACAGTACTTTTTCATCAATAGAAAGCAGTTAA
- a CDS encoding SDR family oxidoreductase yields MESKITRRDAIGKIAATVAIAAVAPGALAQSQNSNTGKANAKELTDPRNKYPKPPFNKQSQPFPGLAGKMTPVPDHGEKSYVGSGRLQGRKALITGGDSGIGRAAAIAYAREGADVAINYLPAEEEDAKQVIELIKKEGRKGIAIPGDIRSEAFCKQLVSQAVQQLGGLDILINNAGHQKANESILDLSSDDFDWTMKTNIYAPFWITKAALPHMKPGSSIIGLSSIQAYDPSADLYDYAQTKAATTNYVKSLAKQLGPKGIRVNGVAPGPIWTPLQVSGGQTQENLEKFGGDTPLGRPGQPAELASIFVQLAADDASFATGQIYGASGGKGQP; encoded by the coding sequence ATGGAAAGTAAAATAACAAGGAGAGATGCTATCGGAAAGATAGCTGCAACCGTTGCCATAGCAGCGGTTGCTCCGGGCGCTTTAGCGCAGTCACAGAACAGCAATACAGGTAAAGCGAATGCAAAGGAGCTTACTGACCCGCGAAACAAATATCCCAAACCACCTTTTAATAAGCAGTCGCAACCTTTTCCTGGTTTGGCAGGCAAAATGACACCGGTGCCGGACCATGGAGAGAAGAGCTATGTAGGTTCAGGAAGACTACAAGGAAGAAAAGCATTGATTACTGGCGGTGATTCCGGTATTGGTCGGGCTGCTGCCATTGCTTATGCAAGAGAAGGAGCAGATGTAGCCATTAATTACCTACCTGCTGAAGAGGAAGATGCTAAGCAGGTGATCGAACTTATCAAAAAGGAAGGCCGTAAAGGTATAGCCATTCCAGGAGATATTCGTAGCGAAGCCTTCTGCAAACAATTGGTTAGCCAGGCTGTGCAGCAACTCGGAGGTCTGGATATTCTGATCAATAATGCAGGACATCAGAAAGCCAATGAATCTATACTCGATCTTAGTTCCGATGACTTCGACTGGACTATGAAAACAAATATCTATGCACCTTTTTGGATCACAAAGGCTGCTCTTCCTCATATGAAGCCTGGGTCTTCTATTATAGGATTGTCCTCCATTCAGGCCTATGATCCCTCTGCTGATCTTTATGATTATGCACAAACCAAAGCAGCAACGACCAACTATGTAAAATCTCTTGCCAAGCAGTTGGGACCGAAAGGCATAAGAGTCAATGGTGTTGCACCCGGACCTATCTGGACACCTCTTCAGGTAAGCGGAGGCCAGACACAGGAAAACCTGGAAAAATTTGGCGGTGATACACCACTCGGAAGACCAGGACAGCCTGCAGAACTAGCTTCTATATTTGTTCAGTTAGCCGCTGATGATGCCAGTTTTGCGACAGGACAGATATATGGAGCATCCGGTGGTAAAGGACAACCATAA
- a CDS encoding serine hydrolase domain-containing protein, producing MFFIFSKTEAQTDSSVSTRELVQSSEDFFNKNLQQNKNIVGISAAIIVNDSVIWSNGFGYADKLNKVPMTTNTVVNMGSITKTFTSLSVMQLQQKGLLNINDPLNSYLRDFRPKTKNIDIKDITVKSILTHTSGIQPDIWKNSDLRSGKYTDVLGYINDTYITYPPGMVGLYSNAGYNILGSLVKAISKQDYADYVHQNILAPLGMSQSGFAMDRLQYRSKIYLGGNEVEEYELRDIASGGIYTNINDFSKYTIGLMKAYNGESSSIIDSPTIREMFSLQNQNVPIESNKKGLGWFMFKNDSNFAVYHAGSAGFAHAKLLLIPKSKFAVIVMTNSAEGGSIAEEFCFNFLNKYQLSISDLFPAPITGKIHSSSTPVRLSRHSLKRYLGNYAQEEGYIKVILEKDRLKLIDGEKQYFLTPLFRDEFLPVEIFPNDSLVERGNKRFVFKKVNNENFLFQRIGNREYESGLKLKNIDRSVWEKVIGRYRHFGYQMLIGDTKFKEVEIYISEGNVLMMKLTTFGSVRHIPLRVITPNYAVTCGINAGFGGFTVIFSEKDDQKVVDFAGLTFRKDR from the coding sequence GTGTTTTTTATTTTTTCAAAGACTGAAGCACAGACAGATAGCAGCGTCAGTACTAGGGAACTCGTGCAATCATCTGAAGATTTCTTTAATAAGAATCTACAGCAAAACAAAAACATAGTTGGTATAAGTGCTGCCATTATCGTCAATGATTCAGTGATCTGGTCCAACGGATTTGGATACGCAGACAAATTGAACAAAGTACCCATGACAACCAATACGGTTGTCAATATGGGCTCAATAACCAAAACATTTACTTCGTTAAGTGTGATGCAACTTCAGCAAAAAGGATTATTAAATATAAACGATCCATTAAACAGCTATCTGAGGGATTTCAGACCTAAAACAAAAAATATTGACATAAAGGATATTACAGTAAAATCCATTCTTACCCACACATCAGGTATTCAACCCGACATCTGGAAGAATTCAGATCTGCGATCCGGAAAGTACACCGACGTATTAGGTTACATCAATGATACCTATATTACCTATCCGCCAGGTATGGTAGGCCTATATTCAAATGCAGGTTATAATATTTTAGGAAGTTTGGTGAAAGCAATAAGCAAACAAGATTATGCGGACTATGTTCATCAAAATATTCTTGCTCCACTTGGCATGAGCCAATCCGGATTTGCAATGGATCGTTTGCAATATCGTTCGAAGATCTATCTGGGTGGAAATGAAGTGGAAGAATATGAATTGCGGGATATTGCGTCCGGCGGAATTTATACCAACATCAATGACTTTTCCAAATATACGATTGGACTGATGAAAGCCTATAATGGAGAAAGCTCTTCGATAATTGATTCCCCAACTATTCGTGAAATGTTTTCACTGCAAAACCAAAATGTACCTATTGAAAGTAATAAAAAAGGCTTAGGCTGGTTTATGTTTAAAAATGATTCCAATTTTGCTGTCTATCACGCAGGAAGTGCCGGATTTGCACACGCAAAACTCTTATTAATTCCCAAGAGCAAATTTGCGGTAATTGTAATGACAAACTCAGCAGAAGGTGGTTCAATTGCAGAAGAATTTTGTTTCAATTTCCTGAACAAGTACCAATTGAGTATTAGCGACCTGTTTCCTGCTCCAATAACCGGAAAAATTCATAGTTCTTCAACTCCGGTCAGATTATCCCGGCACAGCCTGAAAAGATATTTAGGTAATTATGCTCAAGAAGAAGGTTATATAAAGGTCATTTTGGAAAAAGACCGCCTCAAACTTATTGATGGGGAAAAACAATATTTTCTCACTCCTTTATTCAGGGATGAATTTCTGCCTGTTGAAATATTTCCAAATGATAGCCTAGTGGAAAGAGGAAACAAAAGATTTGTTTTTAAGAAAGTTAATAACGAAAATTTTTTATTTCAAAGAATTGGCAATCGTGAGTACGAATCCGGACTAAAACTCAAAAACATTGATCGCTCTGTGTGGGAGAAAGTAATAGGAAGATACAGGCATTTCGGATATCAAATGCTGATTGGGGATACAAAATTCAAAGAAGTTGAAATTTATATATCGGAAGGCAACGTTTTGATGATGAAGCTTACAACATTTGGTAGTGTAAGGCATATACCTTTACGTGTAATAACACCCAACTATGCTGTTACGTGTGGCATAAATGCGGGTTTCGGAGGATTTACTGTTATCTTCTCTGAAAAAGATGATCAAAAAGTGGTTGACTTTGCGGGTTTGACATTTAGAAAGGACAGATGA
- a CDS encoding S41 family peptidase has product MKIDAFFPVDDAAPIATAAINYLANTDALIIDLRANHGGEPEMVQFLASHFFDSNPVHLNDLYWREGNKSVQYWTLPYVPAKRYLNKPLYIIIDDKTFSAGEEFTYDLRVLKRATVFGKISAGGANPSDEVKIKGPFVAFIPNCRPINPVTKTNWEGTGVTPDIEILEKDVLLQTQIFALQELGKSTTNKKVKDYFEKNLDKIQTDSTTAIR; this is encoded by the coding sequence ATGAAAATAGATGCATTTTTTCCTGTTGATGATGCTGCCCCTATAGCAACTGCCGCAATTAATTATTTAGCAAACACTGATGCATTAATCATCGACCTTAGGGCAAATCACGGCGGCGAACCGGAAATGGTACAGTTCCTGGCAAGTCATTTTTTCGATTCTAATCCTGTACATTTAAACGATTTGTATTGGAGAGAAGGTAATAAAAGTGTACAATATTGGACCTTGCCATATGTGCCGGCAAAACGGTATTTAAACAAACCATTATACATCATCATTGATGATAAAACATTTTCAGCTGGTGAGGAATTTACCTATGATCTGCGGGTATTAAAAAGAGCAACCGTATTCGGCAAAATTTCGGCAGGTGGCGCGAATCCTAGCGATGAGGTTAAAATTAAAGGACCATTTGTTGCTTTTATTCCTAACTGCAGGCCTATTAATCCTGTAACAAAAACAAATTGGGAAGGAACGGGCGTAACACCTGATATCGAAATTTTAGAAAAGGATGTATTACTGCAAACACAAATTTTTGCACTGCAAGAACTTGGTAAAAGCACTACTAACAAAAAAGTAAAAGATTATTTCGAAAAGAATCTGGATAAAATACAAACAGATTCAACAACAGCTATAAGATAA
- a CDS encoding GLPGLI family protein: MFFLHGLAQQVHVKYHHVRSPIATLYEDLYVKDNDVISIQDSIINFNSGGTTSAVKQTGKPVSKNYFISKLKDNGKTKDFFFTGLDRDTKYFIHDNVAKPVWKIDETKTKKILGYDCIKATANFRGSEVTAYFTKELPYSAGPFKFFGLPGVILDIREDNKNFNIWKAEKVELSVDPTINFTPKLSSYPKMTMKEFIDMKEGSQNKEMSDILSKMPQGTRLDNGISKKRLGLEKSFEWELLYSH; this comes from the coding sequence ATGTTTTTTTTACATGGACTTGCACAGCAAGTCCATGTAAAATATCATCATGTCAGATCACCTATTGCGACTTTGTACGAAGACCTCTATGTGAAAGATAATGATGTTATATCCATTCAGGATTCTATTATTAATTTTAATTCGGGAGGTACTACTTCGGCAGTTAAGCAGACAGGAAAGCCGGTAAGTAAAAACTATTTTATTTCAAAACTTAAAGACAACGGCAAAACAAAAGATTTCTTTTTTACAGGCTTAGACAGAGATACAAAGTATTTTATTCATGATAATGTTGCTAAACCAGTATGGAAGATCGACGAAACAAAAACAAAAAAGATTCTTGGATATGATTGCATAAAGGCAACCGCCAATTTTAGAGGATCGGAGGTCACAGCGTATTTTACCAAAGAATTACCATATTCGGCAGGGCCTTTTAAATTCTTTGGCTTGCCAGGAGTAATATTAGATATCAGAGAGGACAATAAAAATTTCAATATATGGAAGGCTGAAAAAGTGGAATTATCAGTCGATCCAACCATTAATTTTACCCCTAAGCTAAGCAGTTATCCCAAAATGACTATGAAGGAATTTATAGATATGAAAGAAGGATCACAAAATAAAGAAATGTCAGACATTTTAAGTAAGATGCCACAGGGTACAAGACTGGATAACGGAATATCAAAAAAGAGACTTGGTTTGGAAAAATCATTTGAATGGGAGCTACTGTACTCTCATTAG
- a CDS encoding DUF4253 domain-containing protein, producing MKSIIINLLCLLVFVSCEKTKNLNANEIKLTQEINLDQGTAEKIKGLSMGVFEVAKGNKDREILFEYFRNLKNYSKNLPAAIIIRAKAENADLIVKKFARELKDKKLIVYKSAENYGNEDDIITILQSNNKLEPLLFEATNGVNYDIDTQMIINKLKDWDSKYGIELEAVGPDFVSGKFKNKPANIPKFAKEVYDFCPDIVDQGVGSIEELEKSLADSNEFFLWWD from the coding sequence ATGAAAAGTATCATTATTAACTTATTATGTCTTTTAGTATTTGTTTCTTGTGAGAAGACCAAGAATCTTAATGCTAATGAGATAAAGCTCACCCAAGAAATCAATTTAGACCAAGGAACTGCGGAAAAAATTAAAGGATTGTCAATGGGTGTTTTTGAAGTGGCAAAAGGGAATAAAGACAGGGAGATTCTTTTTGAGTATTTTCGAAATCTCAAAAATTACTCAAAAAATTTACCGGCGGCAATAATAATTAGGGCAAAAGCTGAAAATGCAGATCTAATTGTCAAAAAATTCGCACGGGAACTGAAAGATAAGAAATTGATTGTTTACAAATCCGCAGAAAATTACGGTAATGAAGATGATATAATTACTATTCTCCAATCTAATAATAAGTTGGAACCATTGCTCTTTGAAGCAACAAATGGCGTAAACTATGATATTGACACCCAAATGATAATCAATAAATTAAAAGATTGGGATTCCAAATACGGGATTGAGCTGGAGGCAGTCGGCCCTGATTTTGTTTCTGGGAAGTTTAAAAATAAACCCGCAAACATTCCGAAATTTGCAAAAGAAGTCTATGATTTTTGTCCCGACATCGTAGACCAAGGTGTTGGAAGTATAGAGGAATTGGAGAAATCACTTGCAGATTCTAATGAATTTTTCCTTTGGTGGGACTAG
- a CDS encoding DUF4240 domain-containing protein, producing MKFLKNLFGKNEKSEPVITPNAYSLRLEKTAEMLDENLFWKIVDSSVKNSSNQNEQEKYLVSEISKLTPKQMVGFRLRTDKLLYDTYTSEMWCAAYIMNDGCSDDGFEYFRNWVISRGRDVYYKAKENPDTLISQKDHGDEGMFEFELFWYVALKAFKNTTGKELYDYIDENNFRTKEGNYPQFEFNWQEGNLESRKKLCPNLYAEFENR from the coding sequence ATGAAATTTTTGAAGAATTTATTCGGAAAAAACGAAAAGTCTGAGCCTGTAATAACGCCAAATGCTTATAGTTTAAGACTTGAAAAAACAGCGGAAATGCTTGATGAAAATTTATTTTGGAAGATTGTAGATTCATCCGTTAAAAATTCATCGAATCAAAATGAACAAGAAAAATATCTGGTTTCGGAGATATCAAAACTTACTCCAAAACAAATGGTAGGTTTCAGATTAAGAACCGATAAACTTCTTTATGATACCTATACCTCGGAAATGTGGTGTGCAGCTTACATTATGAACGATGGATGTTCCGATGATGGTTTTGAGTACTTTAGGAATTGGGTAATTTCACGTGGTAGAGACGTCTATTACAAAGCAAAAGAAAATCCGGACACTTTGATTTCCCAAAAAGATCATGGTGATGAAGGTATGTTCGAATTTGAACTTTTCTGGTATGTAGCTCTTAAAGCGTTTAAGAATACAACAGGCAAAGAACTGTACGATTATATAGACGAAAATAATTTCCGGACAAAGGAAGGAAATTATCCTCAATTTGAGTTCAATTGGCAAGAAGGAAATCTGGAAAGCAGGAAAAAACTATGCCCGAATCTATACGCTGAATTTGAAAATAGATAA
- a CDS encoding PDDEXK nuclease domain-containing protein translates to MSDIDKLTVIDRDLVENIKSIILSSRKSLSQRVNQELIFTYWRIGKEIVDTEQKNNLDNQSSRQIILNLSKLLTKEIGKGFSRSNLFNMRKLYTEYPDVQSLTGHLTWTHFCELLIIEDKAKRSFYEKETVNSNWSIRELKRQIDSSLYERLLLSQGSKNKEKVLELARKGQEIANAGDILKNPYVFEFLGIPENKPILEKDLEAKLIRHIEDFLLELGRGFMFVGSQQRITINNNHYYVDMVFYNKILRSYILIELKTTKLNIADGGQLNTYLNYYKTEINDDNDNPPIGIILCAEKDDITAEYILGGFENNVFASKYVTILPDKQELIEEVENALKE, encoded by the coding sequence ATGAGTGATATAGATAAATTAACGGTTATTGATAGAGATTTAGTTGAAAATATTAAATCTATAATCTTATCGTCAAGAAAAAGTTTATCTCAACGTGTCAATCAGGAATTGATTTTTACTTATTGGAGAATCGGTAAAGAGATTGTCGATACAGAACAGAAGAATAATTTAGATAATCAGTCATCAAGGCAGATAATTTTGAATTTATCAAAACTTCTTACAAAGGAAATTGGAAAAGGATTTTCTCGTTCCAACCTTTTTAATATGAGAAAGCTTTATACCGAATATCCGGATGTCCAGTCGCTGACTGGACACTTAACCTGGACACATTTTTGTGAGCTTTTAATTATAGAAGATAAAGCAAAACGTAGTTTCTATGAGAAAGAAACCGTAAATTCAAACTGGTCTATTCGGGAATTGAAAAGACAAATTGATAGTTCCTTATATGAAAGACTTTTGCTTTCACAAGGGTCTAAGAATAAAGAAAAAGTTCTAGAATTAGCTCGAAAAGGACAGGAAATAGCAAATGCGGGTGATATTTTAAAAAATCCTTATGTTTTTGAATTTCTTGGAATTCCTGAGAATAAGCCAATTTTAGAAAAAGATTTGGAAGCAAAACTAATCAGGCATATCGAAGATTTTTTGTTGGAATTAGGGCGTGGATTTATGTTTGTCGGTTCCCAGCAAAGAATAACTATCAATAATAACCATTATTACGTCGATATGGTGTTTTACAACAAGATTCTACGATCGTATATCCTCATCGAGCTTAAAACAACTAAACTTAACATTGCTGACGGAGGTCAATTAAATACATACTTAAACTATTACAAAACAGAAATTAACGATGATAATGATAATCCACCAATAGGAATAATTCTGTGCGCTGAAAAAGACGATATCACAGCAGAGTATATCTTAGGAGGATTTGAAAATAATGTATTTGCTTCAAAATATGTAACAATTTTACCTGATAAGCAAGAGCTTATAGAGGAAGTTGAAAATGCATTGAAAGAATAA